A region of the Vibrio chagasii genome:
AAGTAAAGCTGTACCAGTAAAGGTGTGCCACGGAAGAAATAGATAAACGACCACGCAGGTGCGTTAATCAACATATTGTGGCTGTTGCGAGCGATAGCTAATGGTATGGCAACAAACAAGCCAATAATCAGAGCGATGCAAACCATCCAAGCCGTTGTCCACAGACCACCAAGGTAAATCGGTAGGCTTTCAATTATCAATGAAAAGTCCATAACTACCTCGCGTGGATACTGAATTTGCGTTCAACAAGTTTAAGTAAACCAGTCGATACACTAGTGAAGAACAAGAAGATAAGTGCCACTGCCATGTAGAAAGTAAATGGCATTTTGGTTGAACCGGCTGCTAATGCGCTAACGCGTACCATATCTTCTAGACCGATAATAGAAACTAATGCTGTGGTTTTAAGTAAAACCAGCCAGTTGTTACCAAAACCAGGTAAGGCGTGACGAATCATTTGTGGTAGTAGAATACGACGAAAAGCTAATACAGGGCTCATGCCATAAGCCTTTGCTGCTTCCATTTCACCGCTGTCGACAGCCATGATCGCACCACGAAACGTTTCTGCCATGTAGGCGCCAAAGATGAAGCCTATGGTTAAGACACCAGCAACAAATGGGCTGACATCAATATAATCTGGTAAGTAAGAAGTCCACTCATGGTTAGGATCACTGGACGTGAACCACTCATTGAGCCACTCATTGATGGAATACAAACTGTTGTTTAAAA
Encoded here:
- a CDS encoding ABC transporter permease, with the protein product MFDLQGYEVSILKGALLTIEVALLSLILAMVLGMLGALAKLAPYRWARAIATLYTTVIRGIPDLVLMMLIFFGGQILLNNSLYSINEWLNEWFTSSDPNHEWTSYLPDYIDVSPFVAGVLTIGFIFGAYMAETFRGAIMAVDSGEMEAAKAYGMSPVLAFRRILLPQMIRHALPGFGNNWLVLLKTTALVSIIGLEDMVRVSALAAGSTKMPFTFYMAVALIFLFFTSVSTGLLKLVERKFSIHAR